A window from Streptomyces sp. NBC_00299 encodes these proteins:
- a CDS encoding ABC transporter substrate-binding protein, translating to MRWIHAAGRGLLVLVVILTGYVASGARADEGPAGGRGPLTLATAGDLTGYLGSVLEGWNRTHPDEKVTLVELPDSADETHAQMTTDLRGGDRSRFDVLNIDVSWTSEFAAQGWIRPLARDRFPLGSFLPPVVDTATYDGHLYAVPYVTNAGLLLYRKDILTKEGVDPPRTWAELERAAKTIAPKYGLDGYAGQFLPYEGLTVNAAEAVYSAGGSILGDEGERVTVNSMAARDGIDFLARGVREGWIPERALTYKEEESKQAFQNGRLLFLRNWPYAYVGASAQGSPVSGRIGAVPLPGPDGPGTSVLGGSNLAVSSHARHPDSAARLIAYLTSERVQRQVLTRGALPPVRADLYEDPGLVREFPYLTTLRESVLTAAPRPKSPRYDQVSLVVQAVVHDAMTGRETPEAAVRRLARELDAIAR from the coding sequence ATGCGGTGGATCCACGCCGCCGGTAGGGGCCTTCTCGTCCTCGTTGTGATCCTGACCGGCTACGTTGCCTCCGGCGCCCGCGCCGACGAGGGTCCCGCGGGAGGCAGGGGACCCCTGACCCTCGCCACCGCCGGCGACCTCACCGGCTATCTCGGTTCCGTCCTGGAGGGCTGGAACCGCACCCACCCCGACGAGAAGGTCACCCTCGTCGAGCTGCCCGACTCCGCCGACGAGACCCACGCGCAGATGACCACAGACCTGCGCGGCGGCGACCGCAGCCGCTTCGACGTCCTCAACATCGACGTCAGCTGGACCTCGGAGTTCGCGGCGCAGGGCTGGATCCGCCCGCTGGCGCGCGACCGCTTCCCGCTGGGGAGCTTCCTGCCGCCGGTCGTGGACACGGCAACCTATGACGGACACCTGTACGCGGTCCCGTACGTCACCAACGCCGGCCTGCTCCTCTACCGCAAGGACATCCTCACCAAGGAGGGCGTCGACCCACCGCGCACCTGGGCCGAACTCGAACGGGCCGCGAAGACCATCGCGCCCAAGTACGGGTTGGACGGCTACGCGGGGCAGTTCCTGCCCTACGAAGGGCTCACGGTCAACGCCGCCGAGGCCGTCTACTCGGCGGGTGGCTCGATCCTCGGCGACGAGGGCGAGCGCGTCACAGTGAACTCGATGGCAGCCCGCGACGGCATCGACTTCCTCGCCCGGGGCGTCCGCGAGGGCTGGATCCCCGAGCGGGCGCTCACCTACAAGGAGGAGGAGTCCAAGCAGGCCTTCCAGAACGGACGTCTGCTCTTCCTCCGCAACTGGCCGTACGCCTATGTCGGCGCGTCGGCCCAGGGCTCGCCGGTCTCCGGGCGGATCGGTGCCGTGCCGCTGCCGGGTCCGGACGGGCCGGGGACGAGTGTGCTGGGCGGCTCCAACCTGGCCGTCAGCTCCCATGCCCGGCACCCCGACTCGGCCGCCCGCCTGATCGCGTACCTGACCAGTGAGCGCGTCCAGCGCCAGGTCCTCACGCGCGGCGCCCTGCCGCCGGTGCGGGCCGACCTGTACGAGGATCCCGGGCTGGTGCGGGAGTTCCCGTATCTGACGACCCTGCGTGAGAGCGTGCTGACGGCCGCGCCGCGCCCCAAGAGCCCGCGCTACGACCAGGTGAGCCTGGTGGTGCAGGCGGTCGTGCACGACGCGATGACCGGGCGCGAGACGCCCGAGGCCGCTGTGCGGCGGCTGGCGCGCGAGCTCGACGCCATCGCCCGCTGA
- a CDS encoding glycoside hydrolase family 13 protein, translating to MLSKYHWWRDAVIYQVYVRSFLDSTGDGVGDLAGVRAGLPYLKKLGVDGIWLSPFYPSPQHDHGYDVADYCDVDPLFGDLAEFDQLVAAARRLGVKVLLDIVPNHCSSEHLWFEEALSAEPGSAARARFHFADGRGAGGSEPPNNWHAMFGGPAWSRVTEADGQSGQWYLHMFTPEQPDWNWRNPEVGAEFDRVLRFWLDRGVDGFRIDVAAGLYKHPELPDSDDPEADARTRDSVNPLAWNQPEVHDVWRQWRSICEEYTARDGRERLLVGEVSVPTAREHAQYVRSDELHQAFFFDLLSAPWEADAFRKVISEAMQDIAGTGSTVTWVLNNHDQVRTVTRYGEPATEGSGLGAARARAAALLMLALPGAAYIYQGEELGLPEVVDLPDDVLTDPIFHRTGSRARIRDGCRVPLPWSGQASPFGFTSGAESAKPWLPQPEYFAEYATDRALADTRSFWHLYRDGLQLREALPQLGEGTLSWLDSPPGVLAFVRGDGLVCAVNFGTAPTSAPVSGTPLLSSGPCPAGVLPGSTAAWWMSDGTESRAS from the coding sequence ATGCTGAGTAAGTACCACTGGTGGCGTGACGCGGTGATCTACCAGGTCTACGTCCGTAGCTTCCTGGACAGCACCGGCGACGGTGTCGGCGATCTCGCCGGGGTCCGGGCCGGGCTGCCGTATCTGAAGAAGCTCGGGGTCGACGGGATCTGGCTGAGCCCCTTCTATCCCTCGCCGCAGCACGACCACGGGTACGACGTGGCCGACTACTGCGACGTCGACCCGCTCTTCGGCGACCTCGCCGAGTTCGACCAGCTGGTCGCGGCCGCCCGGCGGCTCGGAGTCAAGGTGCTGCTCGACATCGTTCCGAACCACTGCTCCAGCGAGCACCTGTGGTTCGAGGAGGCCCTGTCCGCCGAGCCCGGCAGCGCGGCCCGTGCCCGCTTCCACTTCGCCGACGGCCGTGGCGCCGGCGGCTCCGAGCCGCCCAACAACTGGCACGCGATGTTCGGCGGCCCGGCGTGGAGCCGGGTGACCGAGGCGGACGGGCAGTCCGGCCAGTGGTACCTGCACATGTTCACGCCGGAGCAGCCCGACTGGAACTGGCGCAACCCGGAGGTCGGCGCCGAGTTCGACCGGGTCCTGCGTTTCTGGCTGGACCGGGGTGTCGACGGCTTCCGTATCGATGTCGCCGCCGGCCTCTACAAGCACCCCGAGCTGCCCGACTCCGACGACCCGGAGGCCGACGCCCGCACCCGCGACTCGGTCAACCCGCTCGCCTGGAACCAGCCCGAGGTGCACGACGTGTGGCGCCAGTGGCGTTCCATATGCGAGGAGTACACCGCCCGCGACGGCCGTGAGCGCCTCCTCGTCGGCGAGGTGTCCGTGCCGACCGCACGTGAGCACGCCCAGTACGTCCGCTCCGACGAGCTCCACCAGGCCTTCTTCTTCGACCTGCTCAGTGCCCCCTGGGAGGCCGACGCGTTCCGCAAGGTCATCTCCGAGGCCATGCAGGACATAGCCGGCACGGGCTCGACGGTCACCTGGGTCCTCAACAACCACGACCAGGTCCGCACCGTCACCCGCTACGGCGAACCCGCCACCGAGGGCAGCGGCCTCGGCGCCGCCCGCGCCCGCGCCGCCGCGCTGCTGATGCTGGCGCTGCCCGGTGCCGCGTACATCTACCAGGGCGAGGAGCTGGGCCTGCCCGAAGTCGTCGACCTGCCCGACGACGTGCTCACCGACCCGATCTTCCACCGCACCGGCAGCCGGGCCCGCATCCGCGACGGCTGCCGGGTGCCGCTGCCCTGGTCGGGACAGGCGTCCCCGTTCGGCTTCACCTCCGGCGCGGAGAGCGCCAAGCCCTGGCTGCCGCAGCCCGAGTACTTCGCCGAGTACGCCACCGACCGCGCCCTCGCCGACACCCGCTCCTTCTGGCACCTGTACCGCGACGGCCTCCAACTGCGCGAGGCACTGCCCCAGTTGGGCGAGGGCACGCTGAGCTGGCTGGACAGCCCGCCCGGTGTCCTGGCCTTCGTCCGGGGCGACGGCCTCGTCTGCGCCGTCAACTTCGGTACGGCCCCCACATCGGCGCCGGTCTCCGGCACCCCGCTGCTGTCGAGCGGCCCCTGCCCGGCCGGGGTCCTGCCCGGCTCCACCGCGGCCTGGTGGATGAGCGACGGGACCGAGTCCCGCGCCTCCTGA
- a CDS encoding ABC transporter substrate-binding protein, whose amino-acid sequence MMRRRTTLLTGCTALVLALGATACGGGPVAAGGGDKALSGQTITVAGVWTGTEQKNFQKVLDAFTEKTGAKTEFVSTGDNVSTTVGGKIEGGDAFDVVMVPQVGVLQQFAKKGWLEPLSKTAQKSVDANFAPVWKNYGSVEDTLYGLYFKAAHKSTVWYSPDALAQAGVEPPKSYDDMLKAGQTVSDSGLAAFSVAGEDGWTLTDWFENVYLSQAGPEKYDALASHELKWTDASVVDALTTLGKLFKDKQLIAGGQKGALNTDFPGSVEKVFGPKPEAGMVYEGDFVAGVAKDQFGKSIGEDANFFPFPAVGAGKAPVVSGGDAAVVLKDGKNKKAGMALLEYLATPEAAAVWAEAGGFLSPNKNVDLASYGDDVTRATAKSLVSAGDSVRFDMSDQAPAAFGGTKGAGEWKLLQDFLRDPSDPKGTAAKLEAAAAKAYEGQG is encoded by the coding sequence ATGATGCGACGACGTACGACCCTGCTCACCGGATGCACCGCTCTCGTCCTCGCGCTCGGCGCGACCGCCTGTGGCGGCGGACCGGTCGCCGCGGGCGGCGGTGACAAGGCACTCAGCGGCCAGACGATCACCGTGGCCGGGGTCTGGACCGGCACCGAGCAGAAGAACTTCCAGAAGGTGCTGGACGCGTTCACCGAGAAGACCGGCGCCAAGACCGAGTTCGTGTCCACCGGGGACAACGTCTCCACCACCGTCGGTGGCAAGATCGAGGGCGGCGACGCCTTCGACGTCGTGATGGTCCCGCAGGTCGGCGTGCTCCAGCAGTTCGCGAAGAAGGGCTGGCTGGAGCCGCTGTCCAAGACCGCGCAGAAGTCCGTGGACGCCAACTTCGCGCCCGTGTGGAAGAACTACGGCAGCGTCGAGGACACCCTCTACGGCCTCTACTTCAAGGCCGCCCACAAGTCGACCGTCTGGTACAGCCCCGACGCCCTCGCCCAGGCCGGCGTCGAGCCGCCGAAGAGCTACGACGACATGCTGAAGGCCGGGCAGACCGTCTCCGACTCCGGCCTCGCCGCCTTCTCGGTCGCCGGCGAGGACGGCTGGACCCTCACCGACTGGTTCGAGAACGTCTACCTCTCCCAGGCCGGACCCGAGAAGTACGACGCCCTCGCCTCGCACGAGCTGAAGTGGACCGACGCGTCCGTGGTCGACGCGCTCACCACCCTCGGCAAGCTGTTCAAGGACAAGCAGCTGATCGCGGGCGGCCAGAAGGGGGCCCTGAACACCGACTTCCCGGGCTCGGTGGAGAAGGTGTTCGGGCCGAAGCCCGAGGCGGGCATGGTCTACGAGGGCGACTTCGTCGCGGGCGTCGCCAAAGACCAGTTCGGCAAGTCGATCGGCGAGGACGCGAACTTCTTCCCGTTCCCGGCGGTCGGTGCCGGCAAGGCGCCGGTGGTCAGTGGCGGTGACGCGGCCGTCGTCCTGAAGGACGGCAAGAACAAGAAGGCCGGCATGGCACTGCTGGAGTACCTCGCCACCCCGGAGGCCGCCGCGGTGTGGGCGGAGGCGGGCGGCTTCCTGTCCCCGAACAAGAACGTCGACCTCGCCTCGTACGGCGACGACGTCACCCGCGCGACCGCCAAGTCCCTCGTCTCCGCGGGCGATTCGGTCCGCTTCGACATGTCCGACCAGGCTCCGGCGGCCTTCGGCGGCACCAAGGGCGCCGGCGAGTGGAAGCTGCTGCAGGACTTCCTGCGCGACCCGTCGGACCCGAAGGGCACCGCGGCGAAGCTGGAGGCCGCGGCGGCCAAGGCGTACGAGGGCCAGGGCTGA
- a CDS encoding ABC transporter permease, whose protein sequence is MTATLVKEARPSPAQGDGKARARRSRRRGRIIALLFVFPALLLLGALVVYPVLFSIGRSFFDASGTQFVGGENYSEMFRDPATLNAIRNTTIWVVVAPTLLTGLGLILAVLVEKVRWATAFKLLLFMPMAVSFLAAGIIFRLAYDEDPDKGVLNAAVVSVHDAFQGTSTYPTARARDGQGLAKGADGSYGTSATASPGDAVTLGLVGVLPADLPEDARPANAAAGQKAGPGELSGVVYLDFTPGGGGEQGKVDQRESGLPEMTVEAVRDGKAVASTTTAADGSFRFEGLDDGSYTVKLPASNFAAPYEGVSWLGPTLVTPAIIGAYLWIWTGFAMVLIGAGLAALPRDALEAARMDGANEWQIFRRITVPLLAPVLTVVFITLVINVLKVFDLVYIIAPGPVQEDATVLATQMWLVSFGGGNNQGLGSALGVLLLLLVIPAMVFNVRRFRGSQR, encoded by the coding sequence ATGACCGCCACCCTCGTGAAAGAGGCAAGGCCGTCGCCCGCTCAGGGCGACGGCAAGGCGCGCGCCCGACGCTCACGGCGGCGCGGGCGGATCATCGCCCTCCTCTTCGTCTTCCCCGCGCTGCTCCTGCTGGGCGCACTCGTCGTCTACCCCGTGCTGTTCTCCATCGGCCGCAGCTTCTTCGACGCCTCCGGCACCCAGTTCGTGGGCGGCGAGAACTACTCCGAGATGTTCCGGGACCCGGCGACACTCAACGCGATCCGCAACACGACCATCTGGGTCGTCGTGGCCCCGACGCTGCTGACGGGCCTCGGTCTGATCCTGGCCGTGCTGGTGGAGAAGGTCCGCTGGGCGACCGCCTTCAAGCTGCTGCTGTTCATGCCGATGGCCGTGTCCTTCCTCGCCGCCGGCATCATCTTCCGGCTGGCCTACGACGAGGACCCGGACAAGGGCGTGCTGAACGCCGCCGTCGTCTCCGTGCACGACGCCTTCCAGGGCACGTCGACGTACCCGACGGCCAGGGCACGCGACGGGCAGGGCCTGGCGAAGGGCGCGGACGGCTCGTACGGCACGAGCGCGACCGCGTCTCCCGGGGACGCCGTGACACTGGGCCTCGTCGGTGTGCTGCCGGCGGACCTTCCCGAGGACGCCCGGCCGGCGAACGCGGCCGCGGGGCAGAAGGCGGGCCCCGGTGAGCTCAGCGGTGTCGTGTACCTCGACTTCACGCCCGGTGGGGGAGGGGAGCAGGGCAAGGTCGACCAGCGGGAGAGCGGGCTCCCGGAGATGACGGTCGAGGCGGTGCGTGACGGGAAGGCGGTCGCTTCGACGACCACGGCGGCCGACGGCTCCTTCCGCTTCGAGGGGCTGGACGACGGCTCGTACACGGTGAAGCTGCCGGCCTCGAACTTCGCCGCCCCCTACGAGGGCGTCTCCTGGCTCGGGCCCACGCTCGTCACGCCGGCGATCATCGGGGCATACCTGTGGATCTGGACCGGGTTCGCGATGGTCCTGATCGGCGCGGGTCTGGCGGCCCTGCCCCGGGACGCGCTGGAGGCGGCGCGGATGGACGGCGCGAACGAGTGGCAGATCTTCCGGCGGATCACGGTGCCGCTGCTGGCGCCGGTGCTGACGGTCGTGTTCATCACCCTCGTCATCAACGTGCTGAAGGTCTTCGACCTCGTCTACATCATCGCGCCCGGCCCGGTGCAGGAGGACGCGACCGTACTCGCGACGCAGATGTGGCTGGTGTCGTTCGGCGGCGGCAACAACCAGGGCCTCGGCAGCGCGCTCGGCGTACTGCTCCTGCTGCTCGTCATCCCCGCCATGGTCTTCAACGTCCGCCGTTTCCGAGGGAGTCAGCGATGA
- a CDS encoding carbohydrate ABC transporter permease → MNAVRRGLSNGLVQAFLVVIGLVWLTPLAGLFMSSMRSAEDTAKGGWWTVFTSPGQLSFDNYSALLGNAGITQAFWNTVLISVPATLLVVVLAALAGYAFAWLDFPGREAIFLVVVALLVVPVQIGLLPVAKLFGQLGLFGTIPGVVLFHVAYGLPFAVFLLRNYFAELPKEMLEAARMDGGSEWRIFTRLILPVGRPAIASLAIFQFLWVWNDMLVALLFADSASQPLTVELQSQIRQFGSNIDVLAPGAFLSLVVPVVVFFAFQRHFVQGVMAGSVK, encoded by the coding sequence ATGAACGCGGTCAGGCGCGGACTGAGCAACGGGCTGGTCCAGGCGTTTCTCGTGGTGATCGGGCTGGTGTGGCTGACGCCGCTGGCGGGGCTGTTCATGTCGTCGATGCGGTCCGCCGAGGACACGGCGAAGGGCGGCTGGTGGACCGTGTTCACCAGTCCCGGCCAGCTGTCCTTCGACAACTACTCGGCACTGCTGGGCAACGCCGGGATCACCCAGGCCTTCTGGAACACCGTGCTGATCTCGGTGCCGGCGACCCTGCTGGTCGTCGTCCTCGCGGCACTCGCCGGGTACGCCTTCGCGTGGCTGGACTTCCCCGGACGCGAGGCGATCTTCCTGGTCGTCGTGGCGCTGCTCGTGGTGCCCGTGCAGATCGGCCTCCTCCCGGTCGCCAAACTCTTCGGCCAGCTGGGGCTGTTCGGCACGATTCCCGGTGTCGTCCTGTTCCACGTGGCGTACGGGCTGCCGTTCGCGGTGTTCCTGCTGCGGAACTACTTCGCCGAGCTGCCGAAGGAGATGCTGGAGGCCGCCCGGATGGACGGGGGCAGCGAGTGGCGGATCTTCACACGGCTGATACTCCCGGTGGGGCGCCCGGCGATCGCCTCGCTCGCCATCTTCCAGTTCCTGTGGGTGTGGAACGACATGCTGGTGGCGCTGCTCTTCGCGGACAGCGCGTCGCAGCCGCTCACGGTTGAACTGCAGTCCCAGATCCGGCAGTTCGGCAGCAACATCGACGTGCTGGCGCCGGGGGCGTTCTTGTCGCTGGTGGTGCCGGTCGTGGTGTTCTTCGCATTCCAGCGGCACTTCGTCCAGGGCGTGATGGCCGGGTCGGTGAAGTAG
- the pgl gene encoding 6-phosphogluconolactonase has translation MSTPQLVVHHDKELMAQAAAARLITKIVDAQASRGSASVVLTGGRNGNGLLAALAAAPARDAVDWARLDLWWGDERFLPEGDPERNVTQARAALLDAVPLDPKRVHAMPASDGPFGTDVEAAAAAYAEELARAAGPENHGAVPTFDVLMLGVGPDTHVASLFPELPAVRETDRTVVGVHGAPKPPPTRVTLTLPAIRAAREVWLLAAGEDKAQAAAIALSGAGEIQAPAAGAYGRARTLWLLDTAAASQLPRSLYPPASA, from the coding sequence GTGAGTACTCCGCAGCTGGTCGTGCACCACGACAAGGAGCTGATGGCGCAGGCCGCGGCGGCCCGCCTGATCACGAAGATCGTGGACGCGCAGGCCTCCCGGGGCTCGGCGTCCGTGGTCCTCACGGGTGGCCGCAACGGCAACGGCCTGCTGGCCGCGCTCGCGGCGGCCCCCGCCCGGGACGCCGTCGACTGGGCTCGGCTGGACCTCTGGTGGGGCGACGAGCGCTTCCTGCCCGAGGGCGATCCGGAGCGCAACGTCACGCAGGCGCGTGCAGCCCTGCTGGACGCTGTGCCGCTGGATCCGAAGCGGGTGCACGCGATGCCCGCCTCGGACGGCCCGTTCGGCACGGACGTGGAGGCCGCCGCTGCCGCGTACGCGGAGGAGCTGGCGAGGGCGGCGGGCCCGGAGAACCACGGCGCGGTTCCCACGTTCGACGTCCTGATGCTGGGCGTGGGGCCGGACACGCACGTGGCCTCCCTGTTCCCGGAACTCCCCGCGGTACGGGAGACGGACCGCACGGTCGTCGGCGTGCACGGCGCCCCCAAGCCCCCACCGACCCGCGTCACCCTCACGCTGCCCGCGATCCGGGCGGCACGTGAGGTGTGGCTGCTGGCGGCGGGCGAGGACAAGGCGCAGGCGGCGGCGATCGCGCTGTCGGGCGCGGGTGAGATCCAGGCACCGGCGGCCGGGGCGTACGGCCGTGCCAGGACGCTGTGGCTGCTGGACACGGCGGCGGCTTCGCAGCTGCCGCGGTCGCTGTATCCACCGGCGTCTGCGTGA
- the opcA gene encoding glucose-6-phosphate dehydrogenase assembly protein OpcA, producing the protein MKIDLTDTTASKINKALVQGRRAIGTPAVGMVLTLVIVTDEENAYDALRAANDASREHPSRTLVVIKRVSRSPRDRTQSRLDAEVRLGAEAGTGETVVLRLYGEVSDHAQSVVLPLLLPDAPVVAWWPVNAPLDPAKDPLGALAQRRVTDTYASEQPVRELSARADAYTPGDTDLSWTRITPWRSMLAAALDQVVCEVQAVEVEGEEFNPSCELLAMWLADRLDVPVKRSLSPGPGLTAVRMDTDCGPIALDRADGSLATLSIQGQPDRAVALKRRETAELIAEELRRLDPDDTYASALRFGVERLNAGPAQAVRGVEAAIAKAAQAVALAEAAVARAEESPAKQSQAGESQTEQAEQAEQAGESRAGEGSPAKGEQAGRAALPAPVETAAKAPAKEATAPEPVKKAAAK; encoded by the coding sequence ATGAAGATAGACCTCACGGACACCACGGCCAGCAAGATCAACAAGGCGCTGGTGCAGGGCCGTCGGGCCATCGGCACGCCGGCCGTGGGCATGGTGCTCACGCTGGTCATCGTCACGGACGAGGAGAACGCCTACGACGCTCTGAGGGCCGCCAACGACGCCTCGCGCGAGCACCCCTCGCGCACGCTCGTGGTCATCAAGCGCGTCTCGCGCTCGCCCCGCGACCGTACGCAGTCCCGGCTGGACGCCGAGGTGCGGCTGGGCGCGGAAGCGGGCACCGGCGAGACGGTCGTCCTGCGTCTGTACGGCGAGGTGTCCGACCACGCCCAGTCGGTCGTCCTGCCGCTCCTCCTGCCGGACGCCCCGGTGGTGGCCTGGTGGCCGGTCAACGCACCGCTCGACCCGGCGAAGGACCCGCTGGGCGCGCTGGCCCAGCGCCGGGTGACCGACACGTACGCCTCGGAGCAGCCGGTACGGGAGCTGTCGGCCCGCGCCGACGCCTACACACCCGGCGACACCGACCTGTCCTGGACCCGGATCACGCCGTGGCGCTCGATGCTGGCGGCGGCTCTGGACCAGGTGGTCTGCGAAGTGCAGGCCGTCGAGGTGGAGGGCGAGGAGTTCAACCCGAGCTGTGAGCTGCTGGCGATGTGGCTCGCGGACCGGCTGGACGTCCCCGTCAAGCGGTCGCTGTCGCCAGGCCCCGGCCTGACGGCGGTCCGTATGGACACCGACTGCGGCCCGATAGCGCTCGACCGGGCGGACGGCTCCCTGGCGACCCTCTCCATCCAGGGCCAGCCGGACCGTGCGGTGGCTCTGAAGCGGCGGGAGACGGCCGAGCTGATCGCGGAGGAGCTGCGGCGACTCGACCCGGACGACACGTACGCCTCGGCGCTGCGGTTCGGGGTGGAGCGGCTGAACGCCGGGCCGGCTCAGGCGGTCCGGGGCGTCGAGGCAGCGATCGCCAAGGCGGCGCAGGCCGTCGCTCTGGCCGAGGCCGCCGTGGCCAGGGCCGAGGAGTCGCCGGCCAAGCAGTCCCAGGCCGGAGAGTCGCAGACCGAGCAGGCCGAGCAGGCCGAGCAGGCCGGGGAGTCGCGGGCCGGGGAGGGATCGCCGGCCAAAGGAGAACAGGCCGGACGAGCCGCTCTCCCGGCTCCCGTCGAAACCGCTGCGAAAGCACCCGCGAAAGAAGCGACGGCACCGGAACCGGTGAAGAAGGCGGCGGCGAAGTGA
- the zwf gene encoding glucose-6-phosphate dehydrogenase, with amino-acid sequence MSSSCWRTRASRSSRRPGTTCSSRPRQSSSASPPRRADPLPPFTVTEANPLRDAADRRLPRIAGPSGLVIFGVTGDLSRKKLMPAVYDLANRGLLPPGFSLVGFARREWANEDFAQEVHDAVKEHARTPFREEVWQQLIQGMRFVQGTFDDDAAFERLRGTIEELDKAQGTGGNFAFYLSVPPRSFPVVIQQLKKHGLADQTSSSWRRAVIEKPFGHDLKSAEELNKVVHEVFAPDQVFRIDHYLGKETVQNILALRFANTMFEPIWNRSFVDHVQITMAEDIGIGGRAGYYDGIGAARDVIQNHLLQLLALTAMEEPASFDADALAAEKTKVLGAVRLPKDLGRDTVFGQYAAGWQGGEKAVGYLQEEGIDPKSKTDTYAAIKVGIDNRRWAGVPFYLRTGKRLGRRVTEIAVVFQRAPHSPFDTTATEELGQNAIVIRVQPDEGVTVRFGSKVPGTSMEIRDVSMDFAYGESFTESSPEAYERLILDVLLGDSNLFPRTEEVELSWKILDPIEEYWDKNGKPAQYPSGTWGPVEADEMLERDGRSWRRP; translated from the coding sequence ATGTCGTCCAGCTGCTGGAGGACGAGGGCGTCGAGAAGTTCGAGGCGTCCTGGAACGACCTGCTCAAGTCGACCGAGGCAGAGCTCGAGCGCCTCGCCTCCTCGGAGGGCTGATCCCTTGCCACCCTTCACCGTCACTGAAGCGAACCCGCTTCGTGACGCCGCCGACCGACGGCTCCCGCGTATCGCGGGGCCGTCGGGCCTGGTGATCTTCGGCGTTACGGGCGATTTGTCACGTAAGAAGCTGATGCCGGCCGTTTACGACCTCGCCAACCGGGGTCTGCTGCCGCCGGGTTTCTCGCTGGTGGGCTTCGCCCGCCGCGAGTGGGCCAACGAGGACTTCGCGCAGGAGGTCCACGACGCCGTCAAGGAACACGCCCGCACCCCCTTCCGTGAAGAGGTCTGGCAGCAGCTCATCCAGGGCATGCGCTTCGTGCAGGGCACCTTCGACGACGACGCCGCCTTCGAGCGGCTGCGCGGCACCATCGAGGAGCTGGACAAGGCCCAGGGCACGGGCGGCAACTTCGCCTTCTACCTCTCGGTGCCGCCGCGCTCCTTCCCGGTGGTCATCCAGCAGCTGAAGAAGCACGGCCTCGCCGACCAGACGAGCAGCTCCTGGCGCCGCGCGGTCATCGAGAAGCCCTTCGGACACGACCTGAAGTCGGCCGAGGAACTCAACAAGGTCGTCCACGAGGTCTTCGCCCCGGACCAGGTCTTCCGCATCGACCACTACCTGGGCAAGGAGACCGTCCAGAACATCCTGGCGCTGCGGTTCGCCAACACGATGTTCGAGCCGATCTGGAACCGGTCCTTCGTGGACCACGTGCAGATCACCATGGCCGAGGACATCGGCATCGGCGGTCGCGCCGGCTACTACGACGGCATCGGCGCCGCCCGTGACGTCATCCAGAACCACCTGCTCCAGCTCCTGGCGCTGACCGCGATGGAGGAGCCCGCCTCCTTCGACGCGGACGCGCTGGCGGCCGAGAAGACCAAGGTGCTGGGTGCCGTACGGCTGCCGAAGGACCTGGGCAGGGACACGGTGTTCGGGCAGTACGCGGCCGGCTGGCAGGGCGGCGAGAAGGCGGTCGGGTACCTCCAGGAAGAGGGCATCGACCCCAAGTCGAAGACCGACACGTACGCCGCGATCAAGGTGGGGATCGACAACCGCCGCTGGGCGGGCGTCCCCTTCTACCTGCGCACCGGCAAGCGTCTGGGCCGCCGCGTCACCGAGATCGCGGTCGTCTTCCAGCGCGCGCCGCACTCGCCCTTCGACACGACGGCCACCGAGGAGCTCGGCCAGAACGCGATCGTTATCCGCGTCCAGCCGGACGAGGGCGTCACGGTCCGCTTCGGCTCGAAGGTGCCGGGCACGTCGATGGAGATCCGCGACGTGTCGATGGACTTCGCTTACGGCGAGTCCTTCACGGAGTCGAGCCCGGAGGCGTACGAGCGTCTGATCCTGGACGTTCTCCTGGGTGACTCGAACCTCTTCCCGCGCACCGAGGAGGTCGAGCTGTCCTGGAAGATCCTCGACCCGATCGAGGAGTACTGGGACAAGAACGGCAAGCCGGCCCAGTACCCGTCCGGTACCTGGGGCCCCGTCGAGGCGGACGAAATGCTCGAGCGAGACGGACGGAGCTGGCGCCGGCCATGA